GCCCCGCAAGCCCCATGCAGCTGGAGGGGTTTCATACCCCGTCCCCTGCCCCCGGGAGGAGGGGGGGTGGGGTAGAAACTGCACCCCGTCCCGCCCTCCGCTCAACCTATTgtctaaaaaatttttttttagtctaaaattttttttaaaatcaaattataatataatttaaactatAAATTGATATTGCGGACTTTGCAAGAGAATGAAGTCTCTTTTGCATGCCTTGGGAATCTGATGTTACTTTACTGAATACAAGGTTCAACATGTACAAAGGATGGGAAATGAGGCTGCACATCGCCTAGCAAGATATGCATGGAGAGTTGAAGATATTGCGATGTGGTGAAATGCTGTCCCAGACTGTGTTGCTCCGGCTATATGGCTGGACAAAGCTTATTTGTAATGGTTGTTACTATTGGTTATGCTAattgatgatattattttactaaaaaacaAAGGTTCTGATCAGCAATGGCAAAAGTATGTTTAGTTTTTTACGGCATCTCCAAGCATTAGTACTGCAGTCTGCAGATATATAGGTTAACCCCTAAAGTGAAGTAATTAATCGGGTAGAGATTGCTGCAAAGAAACTAGgaatcattttattcattcagtTGATCTTTTCATGCATATACATAATATAAGATAGCCAAAAAGAGTCGAGCTcccatatattaatgtttacaACCCAATATCATGTTCCCCATCTTTATTTGTTATCTCCACTCGATCCTTAAAGAATCATCATAATCTGCAAATCACAGGAAAAAAAAACGCATATATTTAGTCGAGAGGACTCGTCAAGAAAATAGATAGTTTTACATGCAAACAGTcccaatattaaatttatatgttGTAGCTTGCTCATGATGAATTACTATTTGTTGGTCTAACTGTTCGCATGAACCAAGTAGAAAGGCATACGCCTGCCAAAACACAGCCAGACGCATACATGCAATAAGGgattgagagagaaataaattacTTGTTGCAGTCCACATCTGGTTTAATAGGAACCGGAACTTTGATCTTGCAGAGGTTGGGAAGCAGTTCAGCCCTATCAGACTTAACACCATCCTGGGCTGCAGCATTTTTGAAACAGACACAGAGAGCCTTAAGATCTTCGGAGGTTGTAGCTTTATTGAGCAATTCGCTTGCGCCTAGGCAGCAGGTAGGACTGGGTGCCAGTTGCTGATCTGAACCCGTCAAGAATGGCAAGCAAGGCGACAAAATTTTCAACGCATCCTGGCATAGATCGGCTCTTGCAGTAGTTGCGCTTAggatcaacatcatcatcatcaacccaGAGGCCGTTAGAATTGTTTTCTTCTCCATTAATCTCTTTTGGATTAAAGACTAATGCTTAGCTACAGATCATATGAGCTGTTTTGATGTATTGTATAGGTGCAAGCTTGCTGATCTATATATAGAGGCGTTCTAATGTGTTATGACTACCATTAATTAATGAGTTTCATTAAAGTAGTGGGCCTGGGTTCTTAAATACCTcccaaggaaaaaagaagaaagctaATTTATGTTACTCAATAACTAAGAACTAAACTACAAAATAAGTTTCTACcttccatatataaatatataacgcCCATCTTGAACCATGAGCAGTAAAAGTTCAATACCAAAGTTGCCCTTTAGCCTTTTcgattttttaaagtttttttggtataatcttttgattttttaggtTCTCTCATTCTTTAAGTTGATTGTTTTAGTTCGattcggttcggttcggttcttttctttttcaaaacagaaaatataatgGAGTACCccacactttaaaaaaataaaaaaataaaaagaaagaaagaaataacaaaGTGTGCATCTAATTATATGTGtcaaatatattgtgaaaattaTTGCTAAGCTAGCAAACACGGAAAGGAAAGGGAATTTCAGGAATGAACATAAGGGTGCTTTTGGAAATTTATGCGGAATAATTTTGTACttactaattattttctttttcaaatatctttAATTCTTAATGTACAATTCTATTTATTGAATCATAAATGtatctcataattaattaacttaCATTAGGGTTGCCATGTTGAAATAAATGCATGCACCTCAACTACTTGAAGGCAGCGTTATCTAGAATCTCTAATTATATCCCTTCAAaaacttgattaaattacttgattttcatagaaatcaaatcaataattatCAAACCATGtgatttaatttccaaaattattAACTATAGAAATTGTAATTAGTATAATTAGTTAACAGTAGAGAAGTTAGTTATGTAtttgtaatttcattttccCCCTCTTTTCATGAACTTAAATTAGGTACGCCAAGTTGAAATAAATGCATGCACCTCAACTAGTTGA
This genomic interval from Juglans regia cultivar Chandler chromosome 3, Walnut 2.0, whole genome shotgun sequence contains the following:
- the LOC108984632 gene encoding non-specific lipid-transfer protein B-like, with the translated sequence MEKKTILTASGLMMMMLILSATTARADLCQDALKILSPCLPFLTGSDQQLAPSPTCCLGASELLNKATTSEDLKALCVCFKNAAAQDGVKSDRAELLPNLCKIKVPVPIKPDVDCNKL